A section of the Numida meleagris isolate 19003 breed g44 Domestic line chromosome 16, NumMel1.0, whole genome shotgun sequence genome encodes:
- the WDR31 gene encoding WD repeat-containing protein 31 isoform X3: MGKLQSKISLHTATYGAEGSMGRPGRSAAAERHSPAHTDAVTCVAAVRAELCVSGGKDKSVAVCNWRSGAVLGRFVSHEHEVTKVTCTHDSNRVFSASRDRTVMMWELHGTSGLRQRFPGHDLVVTGLAVSPDASRLCTGSRDNTVRKWDVETGECLCRAALSRNLVTHLCWVPGEPYVIQTSEDKTIRMWDSRELRVAHTFPGKQHIQTSCDVSQDGRYCLSSSSGFAGEGCEATLWDLRQTRSRVREYRGHLQTMASCVFLPQGPALPPSIATSSHDSKVKVWDRDTGACLATACLQGAGPLASLAACDSSTLLCASFHSGIHVLQLRHREELELEEVAVL; this comes from the exons atggggaaacTGCAGAGCAAGATCAGCTTGCACACGGCCACGTACGG GGCTGAGGGCTCCATGGGAAGGCCAGGACGCAGTGCAGCAGCGGAGCGGCACAGCCCAGCGCACACCGACGCGGTGACCTGCGTGGCTGCTGTCAGAGCGGAGCTGTGCGTGTCAGGAGGAAAGGACAAG AGCGTGGCTGTCTGTAACTGGAGATCCGGAGCTGTGCTGGGGCGCTTCGTCAGCCACGAGCACGAGGTCACCAAG GTCACCTGCACCCACGATTCCAACAGAGTCTTCAGCGCATCTCGGGACAGGACAGTAATGATGTGGGAGCTTCACGGGACCTCAGGGTTGAGGCAGCGCTTCCCAGGACATGACCTGGTCGTTACTGGACTGGCTGTGAGCCCGG ATGCATCTCGGCTGTGCACAGGTTCACGAGACAACACCGTTCGCAAATGGGACGTGGAGACTGGAGAGTGcctgtgcagagctgccctcTCCAGGAACCTG GTAACACATCTGTGCTGGGTCCCTGGGGAGCCCTACGTCATCCAGACATCAGAGGATAAAACCATCAG GATGTGGGACAGCCGGGAGCTGCGGGTGGCACACACGTTCCCAGGCAAGCAGCACATCCAGACGAGCTGCGACGTGAGCCAGGACGGGCGCTActgcctcagcagcagcagtggcttTGCCGGGGAGGGCTGCGAAGCAACC CTGTGGGACCTACGGCAGACCAGGAGCAGAGTGCGCGAGTACAGAGGGCATCTGCAGACCATGGCCTCGTGCGTCTTCCTCCCACAGGGCCCTGCTCTCCCCCCCAGCATTGCCACATCCTCGCACGACAGCAAAGTGAAGGTCTGGGACCGGGACACCGGAG CTTGCCTGGCCACTGCatgcctgcagggagcaggaccGCTGGCCTCGCTGGCCGCCTGCGACAGCTCCacgctgctctgtgccagcttTCACTCAGGGATCCACGTGCTGCAGCTGAGGCACCGcgaggagctggagctggaggaggtggcAGTGCTGTGA
- the WDR31 gene encoding WD repeat-containing protein 31 isoform X1 — MDGDPSNPRGSLCHCLSTLSDKKFALIPDLKTHCRCPCAACRAEGSMGRPGRSAAAERHSPAHTDAVTCVAAVRAELCVSGGKDKSVAVCNWRSGAVLGRFVSHEHEVTKVTCTHDSNRVFSASRDRTVMMWELHGTSGLRQRFPGHDLVVTGLAVSPDASRLCTGSRDNTVRKWDVETGECLCRAALSRNLVTHLCWVPGEPYVIQTSEDKTIRMWDSRELRVAHTFPGKQHIQTSCDVSQDGRYCLSSSSGFAGEGCEATLWDLRQTRSRVREYRGHLQTMASCVFLPQGPALPPSIATSSHDSKVKVWDRDTGACLATACLQGAGPLASLAACDSSTLLCASFHSGIHVLQLRHREELELEEVAVL, encoded by the exons atggatggtgacCCCTCCAACCCCcggggcagcctgtgccactgcctctcCACTCTTTCTGATAAGAAATTTGCCCTAATACCTGACCTTAAAACACACTGCCGCTGTCCCTGTGCCGCTTGCAGGGCTGAGGGCTCCATGGGAAGGCCAGGACGCAGTGCAGCAGCGGAGCGGCACAGCCCAGCGCACACCGACGCGGTGACCTGCGTGGCTGCTGTCAGAGCGGAGCTGTGCGTGTCAGGAGGAAAGGACAAG AGCGTGGCTGTCTGTAACTGGAGATCCGGAGCTGTGCTGGGGCGCTTCGTCAGCCACGAGCACGAGGTCACCAAG GTCACCTGCACCCACGATTCCAACAGAGTCTTCAGCGCATCTCGGGACAGGACAGTAATGATGTGGGAGCTTCACGGGACCTCAGGGTTGAGGCAGCGCTTCCCAGGACATGACCTGGTCGTTACTGGACTGGCTGTGAGCCCGG ATGCATCTCGGCTGTGCACAGGTTCACGAGACAACACCGTTCGCAAATGGGACGTGGAGACTGGAGAGTGcctgtgcagagctgccctcTCCAGGAACCTG GTAACACATCTGTGCTGGGTCCCTGGGGAGCCCTACGTCATCCAGACATCAGAGGATAAAACCATCAG GATGTGGGACAGCCGGGAGCTGCGGGTGGCACACACGTTCCCAGGCAAGCAGCACATCCAGACGAGCTGCGACGTGAGCCAGGACGGGCGCTActgcctcagcagcagcagtggcttTGCCGGGGAGGGCTGCGAAGCAACC CTGTGGGACCTACGGCAGACCAGGAGCAGAGTGCGCGAGTACAGAGGGCATCTGCAGACCATGGCCTCGTGCGTCTTCCTCCCACAGGGCCCTGCTCTCCCCCCCAGCATTGCCACATCCTCGCACGACAGCAAAGTGAAGGTCTGGGACCGGGACACCGGAG CTTGCCTGGCCACTGCatgcctgcagggagcaggaccGCTGGCCTCGCTGGCCGCCTGCGACAGCTCCacgctgctctgtgccagcttTCACTCAGGGATCCACGTGCTGCAGCTGAGGCACCGcgaggagctggagctggaggaggtggcAGTGCTGTGA
- the WDR31 gene encoding WD repeat-containing protein 31 isoform X2 yields MDGDPSNPRGSLCHCLSTLSDKKFALIPDLKTHCRCPCAACRAEGSMGRPGRSAAAERHSPAHTDAVTCVAAVRAELCVSGGKDKSVAVCNWRSGAVLGRFVSHEHEVTKVTCTHDSNRVFSASRDRTVMMWELHGTSGLRQRFPGHDLVVTGLAVSPDASRLCTGSRDNTVRKWDVETGECLCRAALSRNLVTHLCWVPGEPYVIQTSEDKTIRMWDSRELRVAHTFPGKQHIQTSCDVSQDGRYCLSSSSGFAGEGCEATLWDLRQTRSRVREYRGHLQTMASCVFLPQGPALPPSIATSSHDSKVKVWDRDTGALDFHAATGQGEMSTRATHVCPPAKTSVWVTKAGGDGHPP; encoded by the exons atggatggtgacCCCTCCAACCCCcggggcagcctgtgccactgcctctcCACTCTTTCTGATAAGAAATTTGCCCTAATACCTGACCTTAAAACACACTGCCGCTGTCCCTGTGCCGCTTGCAGGGCTGAGGGCTCCATGGGAAGGCCAGGACGCAGTGCAGCAGCGGAGCGGCACAGCCCAGCGCACACCGACGCGGTGACCTGCGTGGCTGCTGTCAGAGCGGAGCTGTGCGTGTCAGGAGGAAAGGACAAG AGCGTGGCTGTCTGTAACTGGAGATCCGGAGCTGTGCTGGGGCGCTTCGTCAGCCACGAGCACGAGGTCACCAAG GTCACCTGCACCCACGATTCCAACAGAGTCTTCAGCGCATCTCGGGACAGGACAGTAATGATGTGGGAGCTTCACGGGACCTCAGGGTTGAGGCAGCGCTTCCCAGGACATGACCTGGTCGTTACTGGACTGGCTGTGAGCCCGG ATGCATCTCGGCTGTGCACAGGTTCACGAGACAACACCGTTCGCAAATGGGACGTGGAGACTGGAGAGTGcctgtgcagagctgccctcTCCAGGAACCTG GTAACACATCTGTGCTGGGTCCCTGGGGAGCCCTACGTCATCCAGACATCAGAGGATAAAACCATCAG GATGTGGGACAGCCGGGAGCTGCGGGTGGCACACACGTTCCCAGGCAAGCAGCACATCCAGACGAGCTGCGACGTGAGCCAGGACGGGCGCTActgcctcagcagcagcagtggcttTGCCGGGGAGGGCTGCGAAGCAACC CTGTGGGACCTACGGCAGACCAGGAGCAGAGTGCGCGAGTACAGAGGGCATCTGCAGACCATGGCCTCGTGCGTCTTCCTCCCACAGGGCCCTGCTCTCCCCCCCAGCATTGCCACATCCTCGCACGACAGCAAAGTGAAGGTCTGGGACCGGGACACCGGAG CTCTGGATTTTCATGCAGCCACGGGGCAGGGGGAGATGAGCACCAGAGCAACTCATGTCTGCCCTCCGGCAAAGACAAGTGTCTGGGTGACCAAGGCTGGAGGTGATGGGCATCCTCCTTGA
- the WDR31 gene encoding WD repeat-containing protein 31 isoform X4, with protein sequence MGRPGRSAAAERHSPAHTDAVTCVAAVRAELCVSGGKDKSVAVCNWRSGAVLGRFVSHEHEVTKVTCTHDSNRVFSASRDRTVMMWELHGTSGLRQRFPGHDLVVTGLAVSPDASRLCTGSRDNTVRKWDVETGECLCRAALSRNLVTHLCWVPGEPYVIQTSEDKTIRMWDSRELRVAHTFPGKQHIQTSCDVSQDGRYCLSSSSGFAGEGCEATLWDLRQTRSRVREYRGHLQTMASCVFLPQGPALPPSIATSSHDSKVKVWDRDTGACLATACLQGAGPLASLAACDSSTLLCASFHSGIHVLQLRHREELELEEVAVL encoded by the exons ATGGGAAGGCCAGGACGCAGTGCAGCAGCGGAGCGGCACAGCCCAGCGCACACCGACGCGGTGACCTGCGTGGCTGCTGTCAGAGCGGAGCTGTGCGTGTCAGGAGGAAAGGACAAG AGCGTGGCTGTCTGTAACTGGAGATCCGGAGCTGTGCTGGGGCGCTTCGTCAGCCACGAGCACGAGGTCACCAAG GTCACCTGCACCCACGATTCCAACAGAGTCTTCAGCGCATCTCGGGACAGGACAGTAATGATGTGGGAGCTTCACGGGACCTCAGGGTTGAGGCAGCGCTTCCCAGGACATGACCTGGTCGTTACTGGACTGGCTGTGAGCCCGG ATGCATCTCGGCTGTGCACAGGTTCACGAGACAACACCGTTCGCAAATGGGACGTGGAGACTGGAGAGTGcctgtgcagagctgccctcTCCAGGAACCTG GTAACACATCTGTGCTGGGTCCCTGGGGAGCCCTACGTCATCCAGACATCAGAGGATAAAACCATCAG GATGTGGGACAGCCGGGAGCTGCGGGTGGCACACACGTTCCCAGGCAAGCAGCACATCCAGACGAGCTGCGACGTGAGCCAGGACGGGCGCTActgcctcagcagcagcagtggcttTGCCGGGGAGGGCTGCGAAGCAACC CTGTGGGACCTACGGCAGACCAGGAGCAGAGTGCGCGAGTACAGAGGGCATCTGCAGACCATGGCCTCGTGCGTCTTCCTCCCACAGGGCCCTGCTCTCCCCCCCAGCATTGCCACATCCTCGCACGACAGCAAAGTGAAGGTCTGGGACCGGGACACCGGAG CTTGCCTGGCCACTGCatgcctgcagggagcaggaccGCTGGCCTCGCTGGCCGCCTGCGACAGCTCCacgctgctctgtgccagcttTCACTCAGGGATCCACGTGCTGCAGCTGAGGCACCGcgaggagctggagctggaggaggtggcAGTGCTGTGA
- the PRPF4 gene encoding U4/U6 small nuclear ribonucleoprotein Prp4: MASVRAPAARGGARPAPVRAPAPPEPTKSKPSEESDAPPAKRAPIFYGSLEEKERERLAKGESGLLGKEGMKAALEAGNINISSGEVFDLEDHMSERQAEVLAEFERRKRARQINVSTDDSEVKACLRALGEPITLFGEGPAERRERLRNILSVVGTDALKKTRKDDDRSKKSKEEYQQTWYHEGPRSLKTARLWLANYSLPRAVKRLEEARLLKEIPEATRTSQRQELHKSLRSLNNFCSQIGDDRPLSYCHFSPNSKLLATACWSGLCKLWSVPDCNLVHTLRGHSTNVGAIVFHPKATVSLDKKDVNLASCAADGSVKLWSLESDEPVADIEGHSMRVARVMWHPSGRFLGTTCYDHSWRLWDLEAQEEILHQEGHSKGVYDIAFHTDGSLAGTGGLDAFGRVWDLRTGRCIMFLEGHLKEIYGLNFSPNGYHVATGSGDNTCKVWDLRQRKCIYTIPAHQNLVTGVKFEPNHGNFLLTGAYDNTAKIWTHPGWSPLKTLAGHEGKVMGLDISLDGQLIATCSYDRTFKLWTAE; encoded by the exons ATGGCTTCCGTGCGGGCACCGGCGGCGCGCGGCGGGGCTCGGCCAGCCCCCGTGAGGGCGCCCGCGCCGCCCGAG ccCACAAAGAGCAAACCCTCAGAGGAAAGCGATGCTCCCCCTGCCAAGAGAGCGCCCATCTTTTAtggcagcctggaggagaaggAGCGGGAGCGGCTGGCGAAGGGGGAGTCcgggctgctggggaaggaggggatgAAGGCCGCCCTCGAGGCCGGCAACATCAACATCAGCAGTG GTGAGGTCTTTGATTTGGAGGATCACATGAGTGAGCGGCAGGCGGAAGTCTTGGCTGAGTTTGAGCGCAGGAAGCGAGCCCGGCAAATCAACGTCTCCACGGATGACTCTGAAGTGAAAGCCTGCCTGCGAGCCCTCGGGGAGCCCATAACGCTCTTTGGAGAAGGtcctgcagagaggagggagag attaaGAAATATCCTCTCAGTGGTTGGCAcagatgcattaaaaaagaCGAGGAAAGATGATGACAGGTCTAAGAAGTCCAAAGAAGAG tatCAGCAAACCTGGTACCATGAAGGACCACGCAGTCTGAAAACAGCAAGGCTATGGCTTGCTAACTATTCACTTCCCAG GGCAGTGAAGCGTCTAGAAGAAGCCCGGCTGCTCAAAGAGATTCCAGAGGCAACCAGGACATCCCAGAGACAGGAGCTACACAAATCCCTGCGA TCCTTGAATAACTTCTGCAGTCAGATTGGAGATGATCGCCCGCTGTCCTACTGCCACTTCAGCCCCAATTCCAAACTCTTGGCTACTGCCTGTTG GAGTGGACTGTGCAAGCTGTGGTCCGTGCCTGACTGCAACCTTGTTCACACCTTACGAG GACATAGCACCAATGTTGGGGCAATAGTCTTCCATCCCAAAGCCACTGTCTCCCTTGACAAGAAGGACGTTAACTTGGCCTCGTGTGCAGCTGATGGTTCTGTCAAACTCTGGAGCCTTGAAAG tgatgAGCCAGTGGCAGATATTGAAGGACACAGCATGAGAGTGGCACGTGTGATGTGGCACCCTTCTGGGAGGTTCCTGGGCACTACATG ctatGATCACTCATGGCGCCTGTGGGACTTGGAAGCTCAGGAAGAGATTCTCCATCAGGAGGGGCACAGCAAAGGGGTCTATGACATCGCCTTTCACACGGATGGGTCTCTTGCTGGGACTGG TGGACTGGATGCTTTTGGCCGAGTGTGGGACTTGCGCACCGGACGTTGCATCATGTTTCTGGAAGGCCACCTGAAGGAGATCTATGGACTTAACTTCTCCCCGAATGG ATACCACGTTGCAACTGGCAGCGGTGACAATACTTGCAAGGTGTGGGACCTCCGCCAGAggaagtgcatctacaccatTCCTGCCCATCAGAACCTGGTGACTGGGGTGAAATTTGAAC CCAATCACGGTAACTTCCTGCTGACAGGCGCTTATGATAACACCGCGAAGATCTGGACTCACCCTGGCTGGTCCCCTCTGAAAACACTGGCTGGTCATGAGGGAAAGGTGATGGGACTGGATATCAGCCTCGATGGCCAGCTGATAGCTACGTGCTCCTATGACAGAACCTTCAAGTTGTGGACAGCAGAATAG
- the CDC26 gene encoding anaphase-promoting complex subunit CDC26 produces the protein MLRRKPTRLELKLDDIEEFEGVRKDLESRKKQREEAEVAAGEEAAGIALGTEHKSREQIINDRIGYKPQPKAGVRAAHFGTFEF, from the exons ATGCTGCGGCGGAAGCCGACGCGGCTGGAGCTGAAGCTGGACGACATCGAGGAGTTCGAAGGCGTCCGGAAGGACCTGGAG AGCCGCAAGAAGCAGCGGGAGGAGGCGGAGGTGGCGGCCGGCGAGGAGGCGGCGGGCATCGCGCTGGGCACCGAGCACAAGAGCCGGGAGCAGATCATCAACGACCGCATCGGCTACAAGCCCCAACCCAAGGCCGGCGTCCGCGCCGCACACTTCGGCACCTTCGAGTTCTAA
- the SLC31A1 gene encoding high affinity copper uptake protein 1, giving the protein MSHHMMNSSTLPTTHPEHHHSTASPGGGHGSGMMMMAMTFHFSYKNVPLLFSGLTINTPGEMAGAFVAVFFLAMFYEGLKIARECLLRKSQVSIRYNSMPVPGPNGTILMETHKTVGQQMLSFPHLLQTVLHIIQVVVSYFLMLIFMTYNGYLCIAVAAGAGMGYFFFSWKKAVVVDITEHCH; this is encoded by the exons ATGTCTCACCACATGATGAACAGCTCCACATTGCCGACCACGCATCCTGAACATCACCACTCTACAGCATCTCCGGGAGGTGGTCATGGATCTgggatgatgatgatg GCAATGACCTTCCACTTCAGTTACAAGAATGTGCCGTTGCTATTTTCTGGTCTTACAATCAATACTCCTGGAG AAATGGCTGGTGCTTTTGTGGCTGTCTTCTTCCTGGCCATGTTTTATGAAGGCCTTAAGATTGCCCGAGAGTGTCTGCTCCGCAAATCCCAAGTCAGCATTCGCTACAACTCCATGCCAGTGCCAGGTCCCAATGGCACTATCCTGATGGAAACGCACAAAACTGTTGG ACAGCAGATGCTGAGCTTCCCTCACCTCCTGCAGACTGTACTGCACATCATTCAAGTCGTGGTCAGTTACTTTCTTATGCTGATCTTCATGACATACAACGGATACCTCTGCATAGCCgtggcagcaggggcagggatgggttatttcttcttcagttggAAAAAGGCAGTTGTTGTGGATATCACTGAGCACTGCCATTAA